A DNA window from Choristoneura fumiferana chromosome 2, NRCan_CFum_1, whole genome shotgun sequence contains the following coding sequences:
- the LOC141442703 gene encoding proton channel OtopLc-like: MTMTDTSSGNLRKEVLEEIVNRKKMGDKKFHSETSLQHYGEEDQPDYDDVETDKDPGVMNASVNGASSSEEAPARRRTMSQPGPMSGNLLTATAARAARRRPPRNVNYAADIERSESNERQTPKVITPSRGDDSGSATPVGDRNSPLPYNGTYRSNGDVKSLNSYRIYTSPNEMRFGTPRKRSVITMDAQSIRSVETQAPAPTSPEDNKRLTREYMNIILSSIYAIILITFGLIIYLSEPFVDIHNASTIYSLILTCIGFIYHVYLIIDIGRYKSIALKNQKTKGQHEAKVAEYFRKQEEEFGPSTPGTPGSENFKPNMIPPPTLIPLKHAYCFSHGRHSGSFYLKLGAAGFAMGHLIHSVLLLANQIAYITDEDVNNDVCVDYMRMALDIFNPMYCFVQLYFVFKYSNVIILRAKGLACYAFMHIIGSSLCFWVSTIVRETVLALTIYAYTQYGPGGPYERNETDTKSWTTVSTEQNRMFDISGLYNEECVGSTTIMGVIESFSPYLYPFSVEFNILIVAIYYIIWSCIGNCENEDTNNTDGTSSIGDHNTVCQIPTANEDNDFTSNIVIYADCHASNRGMFMGLVLMVIVVGMLIIGFTLSSTEDLLSIGYLLNDVTKLGLHALMLFAALFAYNQTRKLDINEHPISLLDDILLFICIPAFFLETVLSLVATINILNVVKTVDLILMMIQVVLQTALLVDGLRRCSNSRKLRRKKPGRELLMFLIIANVGMWILNTFSYKSPESLDERYEFYGKVTWTVLGHISLPLIMFYRFHSSVCFVDMWDSAYKPGSEH; encoded by the exons ATGACAATGACTGACACGAGCTCGGGTAATCTTAGAAAAGAAGTTTTAGAGGAAATAGTAAATAGGAAAAAAATGGGTGACAAGAAGTTCCATTCGGAGACATCTCTGCAGCACTATGGGGAAGAAGATCAGCCGGATTATGATGACGTGGAGACGGACAAGGATCCAGGA GTTATGAACGCATCTGTAAATGGCGCCTCGAGCTCCGAAGAGGCACCAGCGCGGCGGCGCACCATGTCGCAGCCGGGACCTATGTCCGGGAACCTACTGACCGCGACCGCCGCACGCGCAGCGCGGCGCCGCCCGCCACGAAACGTCAACTACGCCGCTGACATCGAGAGGAGT GAATCTAATGAAAGGCAAACGCCGAAAGTCATAACTCCCAGCAGAGGTGATGATTCCGGCTCCGCTACTCCTGTTG GTGATCGGAATAGCCCTCTGCCCTACAATGGCACCTATAGGAGCAACGGAGACGTGAAATCGCTAA ATAGCTATCGGATATACACGTCACCTAACGAGATGCGTTTCGGAACGCCGCGCAAGCGCTCCGTGATCACGATGGACGCGCAGTCCATACGCTCGGTGGAGACGCAGGCGCCGGCGCCGACCAGCCCGGAGGACAACAAGCGACTCACCAG AGAATATATGAATATCATTCTCAGCTCCATTTATGCGATAATTTTAATCACATTCGGGTTGATTATCTATCTATCGGAGCCATTCGTCGATATTCACAATGCATCTACG ATTTACTCATTGATTCTAACATGCATTGGATTTATTTACCACGTTTACTTAATCATTGATATAGGCCGTTATAAATCAATTGCACTGAAAAATCAGAAAACGAAAGGGCAACATGAAGCAAAAGTTGCTGAATATTTTAGAAAGCAAGAA GAAGAATTTGGGCCCAGTACACCGGGAACACCAGGGTCTGAGAACTTCAAACCTAACATGATCCCCCCACCGACTCTGATTCCATTGAAGCATGCGTACTGTTTTAGTCATGGTAGACATTCTGGCAGTTTCTACCTCAAACTTGGCGCTGCTG GTTTCGCAATGGGCCATTTGATCCACTCGGTATTGCTGCTTGCCAACCAAATCGCATACATTACTGACGAGGACGTGAATAACGACGTTTGCGTAGATTATATGCGGATGGCACTAGATATTTTCAACCCCATGTATTGTTTCGTACAACTTTACTTCGTCTTTAAGTATTCTAATGTGATCATATTGCGAGCAAAG GGTTTAGCGTGTTACGCTTTCATGCACATCATTGGAAGCAGCCTTTGCTTCTGGGTCTCCACGATCGTTCGAGAAACTGTCTTGGCTTTGACCATTTATGCTTACACTCAGTATGGACCCGGCGGTCCTTATGAAAGAAATGAAACGGATACCAAATCTTGGACAACAG TATCCACTGAGCAAAACAGAATGTTTGACATAAGTGGGCTGTACAACGAGGAATGCGTGGGTTCCACTACAATCATGGGCGTCATAGAAAGTTTTTCTCCGTATCTGTATCCTTTCAGCGTAGAATTCAATATTCTTATAG TGGCAATCTATTATATAATATGGAGCTGTATCGGTAACTGTGAAAATGAAGACACTAATAACACCGACGGCACCTCCAGCATTGGCGACCACAATACAGTTTGCCA gATACCGACAGCAAATGAGGACAACGACTTTACGAGCAACATTGTGATTTACGCGGACTGCCACGCGTCCAACCGCGGCATGTTCATGGGGCTGGTGTTGATGGTCATCGTTGTGGGCATGCTCATCATTGGCTTCACGCTGAGCAGTACCGA GGACCTCTTAAGCATTGGTTACCTGTTAAACGATGTTACTAAACTTGGACTCCACGCATTGATGCTGTTTGCTGCCCTCTTTGCGTACAATCAAACAAGAAAATTAGACATCAATGAACATCCCATTTCCCTCCTCGACGACATTTTACTATTCATATGCATACCCGCCTTCTTCTTGGAAACGGTGCTTTCTTTAGTTGCTACAATCAACATTCTCAACGTTGTGAAGACTGTGGATTTGATACTTATG atGATCCAAGTGGTGCTTCAAACAGCTCTTCTCGTCGATGGCTTGCGGCGATGCAGCAACAGCCGCAAGCTTCGCCGCAAGAAGCCAGGCCGGGAGCTCCTCATGTTCCTCATCATTGCCAACGTTGGCATGTGGATCCTCAACACTTTCTCCTACAAATCCCCGGAAAGTCTCGACGAGAGATACGAGTTCTACGGCAAAGTCACTTGGACTGTTCTAGGACACATCAGCCTTCCTCTCATAATGTTCTACAGATTCCATTCCAGTGTATGCTTCGTGGATATGTGGGATTCTGCGTACAAACCCGGATCAGAACATTAG